One Brachyspira pilosicoli P43/6/78 genomic window carries:
- a CDS encoding NADH:flavin oxidoreductase/NADH oxidase produces the protein MKAEKSNLFTPLKIGNIEIKNRVVMPPMCMYSAEDGYVNDWHIQHYATRAIGGTGLIIVEATGVLPHVSNITDNDLAIWDDKYIDGLTKLVNAVHANGAKIGIQLGHAGRKCESTKIDKIYAPSAIAFNEKYRTPVEMTQSDINEVIDAFANAALRAKKAGFDIIELHAAHGYLISTFLSPLSNKRTDEYGKNRAKFLEEILRKCREAVGSDYPIQIRISSYDWKEGGNTVKDFAEMLKPLEEAKLIDSIDVSTGAVTADGKIIPYEGYQVPFCRELKQYMTVPCIGGGLIYDPKMANMMVRNSAADAIYIGRELLRNPYWALQAARTLGIDVPFPKQYEQAKR, from the coding sequence ATGAAAGCAGAAAAAAGTAATCTTTTTACGCCTTTGAAAATAGGTAATATAGAAATAAAAAACAGAGTTGTAATGCCTCCAATGTGTATGTATAGTGCTGAAGACGGATATGTTAATGATTGGCATATACAACATTATGCTACTAGAGCAATAGGAGGAACAGGTTTAATAATAGTAGAAGCTACTGGAGTTTTACCTCATGTAAGCAACATTACTGATAATGACTTAGCTATATGGGACGACAAATATATAGACGGTTTAACTAAATTAGTAAATGCAGTTCATGCTAATGGAGCAAAAATTGGTATACAATTAGGACATGCCGGAAGAAAATGCGAATCAACAAAAATAGATAAAATATATGCTCCAAGTGCTATAGCATTCAATGAAAAATACAGAACTCCTGTAGAGATGACACAATCAGATATTAACGAAGTAATTGATGCTTTTGCTAATGCTGCTTTAAGAGCTAAAAAAGCTGGATTTGACATCATAGAACTTCATGCTGCTCATGGTTATTTGATTTCTACATTCTTATCACCATTATCAAATAAAAGAACAGACGAATACGGCAAAAACAGAGCTAAGTTCTTAGAAGAGATATTAAGAAAATGCCGCGAAGCTGTAGGAAGCGACTACCCTATACAAATAAGAATATCTTCATACGACTGGAAAGAAGGCGGAAATACCGTAAAAGATTTTGCTGAAATGCTTAAACCTCTAGAAGAAGCTAAATTAATAGATTCTATAGATGTTAGTACAGGAGCGGTTACTGCAGATGGTAAGATTATTCCTTATGAAGGCTATCAAGTGCCTTTCTGCAGAGAGTTAAAACAATATATGACAGTGCCTTGTATAGGAGGTGGTCTTATATATGACCCTAAAATGGCTAATATGATGGTTAGAAATAGTGCTGCTGATGCTATATATATAGGCAGAGAATTATTAAGAAATCCTTATTGGGCATTACAAGCTGCTAGAACTTTAGGTATTGATGTACCATTCCCTAAACAATATGAACAAGCTAAAAGATAA
- a CDS encoding methyl-accepting chemotaxis protein produces MDKLRVSRKAIILKFLIPYFIFFVLICIPVYITYYKQYRENFLYNINDMMDNVSLDISRWIFEYKTQLQTVNNFFETDMAFNDMMSAVYKMKSLDKELVDIYFGGDIPYANGGFFVTAIPDTIPDDYDQTTRDWYINSINTNDVYISEPYTDVSTSSTVITLAIAVRNGAAIKGVAALDVYFSKINNIMNEIKNDKGYEFYVVLSDGKYLNHSDANYLLNENYSAFDVPEFSDIKNKMDNGSAVSIINNQWYGIKEIEGFPWYIVAKGNINELRDKTNLLIFYLILIILLSLILETLLVTLITIPITNTLNEAINHIDNMALGNFDIQESASKKHGNIAYALSSSIDEMQKNISSVIYKLKVDIDSINSEMEKISLGNDDLSNKTISQSSSVNELASSIESLSSSITETYSNTNKAKEISEKALEYTSRGVDIVSRTLSNMTEISEASKNISEIIKMIQSIAFQTNILALNAAVEAARAGEQGKGFAVVASEVRNLAQTSAKAADDITDIVESTIQKIDSGYETVSESSSILEEINNFVTEVSNSLINISNAAEEEKDNIEQINISVSSINDITQRNTSLANDSATSSREILNKTENIAENISYFKFKKI; encoded by the coding sequence ATGGATAAATTAAGAGTTAGCAGAAAGGCAATAATATTAAAATTTCTTATTCCCTATTTTATATTTTTTGTTTTAATTTGTATACCAGTATATATAACTTATTATAAACAGTATAGAGAAAATTTCTTATATAATATTAATGATATGATGGACAATGTTTCATTAGATATATCAAGATGGATATTTGAATATAAAACTCAATTACAAACAGTAAATAATTTCTTTGAGACGGATATGGCATTTAATGATATGATGTCAGCCGTTTACAAAATGAAATCATTAGATAAAGAATTAGTTGATATTTATTTTGGAGGAGATATTCCTTATGCTAATGGAGGTTTTTTTGTAACAGCTATTCCTGATACTATACCAGATGATTATGACCAAACTACTAGAGATTGGTATATTAATTCTATAAATACAAATGATGTTTATATAAGCGAACCGTATACAGATGTTTCAACATCTTCTACAGTTATTACTTTGGCAATTGCTGTTAGAAATGGAGCTGCTATTAAAGGAGTGGCCGCTTTAGACGTATACTTTTCAAAAATAAACAATATAATGAATGAAATAAAAAATGATAAAGGCTATGAGTTTTATGTAGTTCTTTCAGATGGAAAATATCTTAATCATAGTGATGCTAATTATTTATTAAACGAAAATTATAGTGCATTTGATGTACCTGAGTTCTCAGATATAAAAAATAAAATGGATAATGGAAGTGCTGTTTCTATAATAAATAATCAGTGGTATGGAATTAAAGAGATAGAAGGTTTTCCTTGGTATATAGTAGCTAAAGGAAATATTAATGAATTAAGAGATAAAACAAATTTATTAATTTTTTATTTGATACTTATAATATTATTATCACTTATTTTAGAAACTCTTTTAGTAACTTTGATTACTATACCTATTACTAATACTTTAAATGAAGCTATAAATCATATAGATAATATGGCTTTAGGTAATTTTGATATACAAGAAAGTGCTTCAAAAAAACATGGTAATATAGCTTATGCTTTGTCTTCTTCTATAGATGAAATGCAGAAAAATATTAGCTCTGTAATTTATAAATTAAAAGTTGATATAGATTCTATTAATAGTGAAATGGAGAAAATATCTTTAGGCAATGATGATTTATCGAATAAAACTATTTCTCAATCATCTTCAGTTAATGAGTTAGCAAGTTCTATAGAATCATTATCTTCTTCAATTACAGAAACTTATTCTAATACAAACAAAGCTAAAGAAATAAGTGAGAAAGCATTAGAGTATACTAGCAGGGGAGTTGATATTGTATCAAGAACATTGTCAAATATGACTGAAATATCTGAAGCAAGTAAAAATATATCAGAAATTATTAAAATGATACAGTCTATAGCTTTTCAAACTAATATATTAGCTCTTAATGCAGCTGTTGAGGCGGCTCGTGCTGGTGAACAAGGTAAAGGATTTGCAGTTGTAGCAAGTGAAGTTAGAAATCTAGCACAAACTTCTGCTAAAGCTGCTGATGATATTACAGATATAGTTGAAAGCACAATTCAAAAAATAGATTCAGGTTATGAAACAGTATCAGAATCATCTTCTATATTAGAAGAAATTAATAATTTTGTTACAGAAGTATCAAATTCATTAATTAATATATCAAATGCTGCAGAGGAAGAGAAAGATAATATTGAACAGATTAATATAAGTGTTTCTTCTATTAATGATATTACACAAAGAAATACTTCTCTTGCAAATGATAGTGCTACGTCTAGTAGAGAAATATTAAATAAAACAGAGAATATAGCTGAAAATATTTCTTATTTTAAGTTTAAAAAAATATAA